One genomic segment of Chelonia mydas isolate rCheMyd1 chromosome 1, rCheMyd1.pri.v2, whole genome shotgun sequence includes these proteins:
- the RPL3 gene encoding 60S ribosomal protein L3 isoform X2 — protein MSHRKFSAPRHGSLGFLPRKRSRRHRGKVKSFPKDDPSKPIHLTAFLGYKSGMTHIVREVDRPGSKVNKKEVVEAVTVVETPPMVIVGIVGYVQTPRGLRTFKTIFAEHISDECKRRFYKNWHKSKKKAFTKYCKKWQDEEGKKQLEKDFSSMKKYCQVIRVIAHTQMRLLPLRQKKSHLMEIQVNGGTIAEKVDWAREKLEQQVPVSTVFGQDEMIDVIGVTKGKGYKGVTSRWHTKKLPRKTHRGLRKVACIGAWHPARVAFSVARAGQKGYHHRTEINKKVYKIGQGYQIKDGKLIKNNASTDYDLSDKSINPLGGFVHYGEVTNDFIMLKGCVVGTKKRVLTLRKSLLVQTKRRALEKIDLKFIDTTSKFGHGRFQTVEEKKAFMGPLKKDRSSAV, from the exons TCGCACCGTAAGTTCTCAGCTCCCAGACATGGATCCCTGGGCTTTCTGCCCCGCAAACGCAGTCGTCGACATCGGGGCAAAGTGAAGAGCTTTCCCAAGGATGACCCCAGCAAACCCATTCACCTCACTGCCTTTCTTGGGTACAAGTCTGGCATGACCCACATTGTCCGGGAAGTGGACAGGCCTGGATCCA AGGTGAACAAGAAGGAAGTGGTAGAGGCAGTCACTGTGGTAGAGACTCCTCCCATGGTCATTGTGGGCATCGTGGGCTATGTGCAGACTCCCCGTGGCCTCCGCACCTTCAAGACCATCTTTGCTGAGCACATCAGTGATGAGTGCAAGAGACGCTTCTACAAGAACTG GCACAAGTCCAAGAAGAAGGCCTTCACCAAGTATTGCAAGAAGTGGCAGGATGAGGAGGGCAAAAAGCAGCTAGAGAAGGATTTCAGTAGCATGAAGAAATACTGCCAGGTTATCCGGGTCATAGCTCACACTCAG ATGCGTTTGCTTCCGCTGCGGCAGAAGAAGTCTCACCTGATGGAGATCCAAGTGAATGGTGGCACCATTGCTGAGAAAGTGGATTGGGCCCGGGAGAAGCTGGAACAGCAGGTTCCTGTGTCAACTGTCTTTGGCCAAGATGAGATGATAGACGTGATTGGAGTCACCAAGGGCAAGGGATACAAAG ggGTCACCAGCCGCTGGCATACCAAAAAGCTGCCCCGCAAGACCCACAGGGGTCTGCGGAAAGTAGCCTGCATTGGCGCTTGGCATCCTGCTCGCGTGGCTTTCTCTGTGGCCCGAGCTGGTCAGAAGGGATACCACCATCGCACAGAAATTAATAAGAAG GTCTACAAGATTGGCCAAGGTTACCAAATCAAGGACGGAAAGCTGATCAAAAACAATGCATCAACTGACTACGATCTGTCAGACAAGAGCATTAACCCTCTG GGCGGTTTTGTCCACTATGGGGAGGTGACCAATGATTTTATCATGTTGAAAGGCTGTGTGGTTGGGACCAAGAAGAGAGTCCTAACTCTGCGCAAG TCCCTGCTTGTGCAGACAAAGCGTAGGGCCCTGGAGAAGATTGACTTGAAGTTTATTGACACAACTTCCAAATTTGGTCACGGCCGCTTCCAGACGGTGGAGGAGAAGAAGGCTTTCATG ggACCACTCAAAAAAGATC ggagcagtgcAGTGTAG
- the RPL3 gene encoding 60S ribosomal protein L3 isoform X1 encodes MSHRKFSAPRHGSLGFLPRKRSRRHRGKVKSFPKDDPSKPIHLTAFLGYKSGMTHIVREVDRPGSKVNKKEVVEAVTVVETPPMVIVGIVGYVQTPRGLRTFKTIFAEHISDECKRRFYKNWHKSKKKAFTKYCKKWQDEEGKKQLEKDFSSMKKYCQVIRVIAHTQMRLLPLRQKKSHLMEIQVNGGTIAEKVDWAREKLEQQVPVSTVFGQDEMIDVIGVTKGKGYKGVTSRWHTKKLPRKTHRGLRKVACIGAWHPARVAFSVARAGQKGYHHRTEINKKVYKIGQGYQIKDGKLIKNNASTDYDLSDKSINPLGGFVHYGEVTNDFIMLKGCVVGTKKRVLTLRKSLLVQTKRRALEKIDLKFIDTTSKFGHGRFQTVEEKKAFMGPLKKDRIAKEETA; translated from the exons TCGCACCGTAAGTTCTCAGCTCCCAGACATGGATCCCTGGGCTTTCTGCCCCGCAAACGCAGTCGTCGACATCGGGGCAAAGTGAAGAGCTTTCCCAAGGATGACCCCAGCAAACCCATTCACCTCACTGCCTTTCTTGGGTACAAGTCTGGCATGACCCACATTGTCCGGGAAGTGGACAGGCCTGGATCCA AGGTGAACAAGAAGGAAGTGGTAGAGGCAGTCACTGTGGTAGAGACTCCTCCCATGGTCATTGTGGGCATCGTGGGCTATGTGCAGACTCCCCGTGGCCTCCGCACCTTCAAGACCATCTTTGCTGAGCACATCAGTGATGAGTGCAAGAGACGCTTCTACAAGAACTG GCACAAGTCCAAGAAGAAGGCCTTCACCAAGTATTGCAAGAAGTGGCAGGATGAGGAGGGCAAAAAGCAGCTAGAGAAGGATTTCAGTAGCATGAAGAAATACTGCCAGGTTATCCGGGTCATAGCTCACACTCAG ATGCGTTTGCTTCCGCTGCGGCAGAAGAAGTCTCACCTGATGGAGATCCAAGTGAATGGTGGCACCATTGCTGAGAAAGTGGATTGGGCCCGGGAGAAGCTGGAACAGCAGGTTCCTGTGTCAACTGTCTTTGGCCAAGATGAGATGATAGACGTGATTGGAGTCACCAAGGGCAAGGGATACAAAG ggGTCACCAGCCGCTGGCATACCAAAAAGCTGCCCCGCAAGACCCACAGGGGTCTGCGGAAAGTAGCCTGCATTGGCGCTTGGCATCCTGCTCGCGTGGCTTTCTCTGTGGCCCGAGCTGGTCAGAAGGGATACCACCATCGCACAGAAATTAATAAGAAG GTCTACAAGATTGGCCAAGGTTACCAAATCAAGGACGGAAAGCTGATCAAAAACAATGCATCAACTGACTACGATCTGTCAGACAAGAGCATTAACCCTCTG GGCGGTTTTGTCCACTATGGGGAGGTGACCAATGATTTTATCATGTTGAAAGGCTGTGTGGTTGGGACCAAGAAGAGAGTCCTAACTCTGCGCAAG TCCCTGCTTGTGCAGACAAAGCGTAGGGCCCTGGAGAAGATTGACTTGAAGTTTATTGACACAACTTCCAAATTTGGTCACGGCCGCTTCCAGACGGTGGAGGAGAAGAAGGCTTTCATG ggACCACTCAAAAAAGATCGTATCGCTAAAGAGGAGACCGCTTAA